Sequence from the Priestia megaterium genome:
CTCGCTAATATATATTGAAGTGTTTCATCGCTTTCAAAGTCTATCACCTTGTTTTCCATCATTCCACCCCCTCGTATGCTAGTACAACATATGAGGGAACATAAAAGATTATGTGGGTAGCACTGAAAATAATGGCTGTATCCTTAACCTTTACTGCATTAGTTCTTCTGGCTGTGCAGATTTCCCTTTTGATTTTCGTATCTGCAGGCCTAATAAAAAATCAATGAGAAAATGAGTAAAAATCGTGACATACAAATTTTCAGTCCACCAAAAAAGTAACCCTATTAAAAAGCTTAAAAACACAACCGAAATAAAAAGAAACCACTTTTTTAAATATCGAATGTGAACGAGTGCAAATACGATACTCGCCCAAAAAAGACCAAACTGAACTTGTATAACCCCTCGAAATAATATTTCTTCTGAACATGCAACGATTAGGCAAATAAGGGCTAGATGAGGAACAGAACGATTAGCAAATAAACGTTCATTGATCCCTCCGTCATCGTATAAATGCTCAGGTACGCATTTCATTAGAAGTATATCTCCTACTACTACCAAGAGAGCTGTTCCTCCCCCGTATAATAAAATAGAAGACCAATCCAGCTGAAAAAACTGCAAAAAGGAATTCCATGAATCGAATGTAAAAAAACCGATGCCTAAAGCAATGAAGCAGATGAGCAGCTGTGTTACATATAAATTTTTAACTAACTCTGCATCTGTCATGGATGAAATAAGCTCTTGCTGTGATTTTGCCATTATATCTCTCCTTGACGAAGCAAACGAGCTAATTCTAATTCCCAGCCTTGAAAGGTCCATTGCTCTTGCTCACCATTTGTTTTTTTATAGTTTTCTAAATCCAAGCCGCAGCAATCGCAACAATTCTCAAGCTCTGATTTTCCCGGCTCATTGAAATAGCCAAGCAGCACGTGACGACGGCATTCTTTTGTCTCAATAAACCCCTTCATCGCACGATACTTGTCATGTTTGTTTCGAAGACGTTTATTTACAGCTGCAACAATCGTTTCATGCAGCGATTCAGGAATTTTCCAGGGTTCAACATGTTCATTTTTTACTACATTTTCTCTGTACAAATAATAACGAATAAATCGCCAATTTGTTTCTTGAATACCCACTGTATAAAGAAAGTGAGACTCTACTTGTTTTAAAGGAATGGCCTGATCATGGTTTCGTAAATACGACAAGCAGTATAAGATGATATCTGAAGAAGGAAGCTCAATTTTAAGTAAAGAATGAGCAAAGTCATCGTCTCCTTCAGCATAAAGCAAGATCGCAATACTGTTTCGCTGATCGCGTCCACTTCTTCCAATTTCCTGTACGTATGCTTCTAGCTGCGTAGGTGTATGAAAGTGAATAATAAAGCGAACATTCGATTTGTTAACCCCCATTCCAAATGCACTTGTGCAGCAAATGATATCAAGCTGATTTTCTAAAAATTGCTGTTGAACAAGCATTCTTTCATTTGGTTCCATTCCCCCATGGTAATACTGCACTCGCTGTATCCCATTTTCCTTTAGAAGCTGTGTTAATGCTTCTGTCCAAGATCGGCTGGAACAATAGATAATTCCCGGACCTTGCAGTTCACTAACGTACATCAGTAACTTCTCTTTTTTTTCTTCAATACTTGCAACAAAATCAACTTTCATCGCAATATTACTTCGATTCATGGAATAGATGTGCTCGTTGACAGCAGGCAGCGATAAGTAGCGCTTAATATCTTCTACTACTTCCCTAGTCGCAGTTCCCGTTAGTGCCAGACATAGCGGACTGCCAAGTTCCTTCCATATATCTCCTAGTTGTAGATAATCTAAACGAAAATCATGTCCCCACTGAGAAATACAGTGCGCCTCGTCCACAACGAAAAGGCCTACATTTGCCTGCTTTAATGCTTCTACTACAACAGCATTTTGCAAAATTTCAGGAGATGCATAAATAAAACGATAAAAAGCTAAATCTTTTAGCGCCCGTCGCTTTTCTTCTTGTTGTAGGAAACTATTTAAGGCAATAACTCGCTTTTCTCCGCTTGCCTTTAGTTGTTGAACTTGATCTTCCATCAGTGAAATTAAAGGAGATACAATCAGCACGGGTCGGTTCAACAAATAAGCTGGGAGCTGATAGCACAATGATTTTCCTGTTCCTGTAGGAAGAACCGCTAACACATTATGACCTGTCAAAATATCTTGAATAATCTCTTTTTGTCCTAGTCGAAATTGGCTATAGCCAAATTGTTTCTGTAGAAGTTGTTCTATCTTCACATCAAACACCACTTTTTTTAGTATCAGGTAAAATGTTTTGCTAATACGAGACGAATCTGAAAATAGGTAACGTCGTCTTTTACTTCTTCCTTTATCACCTTTAATTTATTTGTACGCAAACCTTCAAAGGCTGAGATAATTTCTTCCTGCTGCTTAGGCGATACGTATGCATCGATTGAAAAAGATGGAACAAACAGAGCTAATTCTGCAATATGATCTTCAATTGTACTTTCTTTTAAACGCCTTATATAAGCAATTTCTTCAAGCGTCTTGCCTTTTTGAAGCCAGCTATACGTTTTTAACGTCGAGCTTGTCAAAGGCAATTCTAAATATAGATCACGTAAAAAAGAAGAAAGTACATGAAAGCTTTCATTATTTTTACTCACTTTTTCAATGATATGGTGAATAACCCCTAAAAGTTGAATATGAACATAATGCTCATCGAGTTCATATTGATATGCTAACTGATTTTTTGTAAAGCCTACTCTTTGGTATCCAGTCAGTTGCAAAACAAAAAGAGACGCATCCCGTTCCGTACAACCTTTCAAGCACGTTCGGAGCTCTTTGAATAGCTCGGCGGCTAACTCTTGACGCGTTTGCTTTTGAGACATAATATACGTTTTGACCCATTGAATGACCTCAGGATTTTTGGAAATGGGTAAAAATCCTTTTTGAAAATACTGTAGGTTTGATAAGGTCTGAATGAACAAAGTGATTCTTGCTAAAAATAATTGAGTACTGCTTGCGAATTTCCATCCGTCTAAAGCTGGATGAAAGGGTCGAGCCGTCAGTTCATCTTCAAGGCGTGCTAGTCCCTTATCTGTCATCACATACTTTTGATTTTCAGTTTCTTCAATATACTGCTGTTCTTTTAAATATGCAACGCAGGCTTCAAAAGACCGTTTATCTAAGTAAACAAATGACTGAAAAAGAAACGAAATCCCAAAAATTTTTCCGTCTTGAATCGTTTGAGCTGACTTTTTACCTGTTAATAAATGATAAATACCATAGGCGGTTCGCTCACCTTTTAACTGTTTTATACAAAATAAAATGCTAACTTGAATATAATTCAAAGGTGTCAACTTCCTTTCTCATTCATTGTACCAAAAGTGACCAATAGCATGTGAGATAAAGGCTTTTTTGCTCTTTCCTTTATGTATCAAAACGTTTGGGTAAGTGAAGAAACCTTGATTTGATAAGCATTCTCAGTGACTTTTCTATTGAAAAGTTTTATAAATCATTTTACAATGAATAAGGAGAAATTTCACTCTTGATTCGCGAAGAGATTATATAATGAGAAATTTTCGAACACTTTACAGGAGGTCTTGTTATGCCAAAATATACAATTGTTGATAAAGATACTTGCATCGCATGCGGCGCTTGCGGAGCAGCAGCACCAGACATTTATGATTATGATGATGAAGGTATTGCATTCGTAACATTAGATGATAACCAAGGTGTAGTAGAAATTCCAGAAGATCTAGAAGATGATATGATGGATGCAATGGAAGGCTGCCCTACGGATTCAATTCGCGTAGCGGATGAAAAATTCGAAGGCGATGCTAATAAATTCGAATAAGTATTGAGCAAACCTGTAGTGTACATGCTGCAGGTTTTTTTATATATAAAAATCGCTCTCCCCGGGAGAGCGATTGAATCAAACAGCAATGCGACGCGTGATCCATTGCTTCATTTTTGAAAACAATAAGACAAAGATAGCCCCTGTTGCTGCGCCTTTTATTAAGTTAAACGGCAAAATACCTGCAACGATATATTGACGTGCTTGTTCACTAGACATTTCTGGCGATTGTAAGAAGATTGTATACGCTGGTAAGAAGACATAATAATTTAAGACAGCCATGAGTACCGTCATTACAACCGTACCCGTAACCAAACCTATCGTTACGCCTTTAGCCGTTTTAAATCGGCTGAACATGTATGATACAGGAAGAACGAACAGTAAACCAGCCACAAAGTTCGCCACTTGACCAACTGGAACTCCTGTAGCACTTCCTTGAATTAAATAATTCAATAAATTTTTTATTCCTTCTACTATAACAGCAGCCATCGGTCCAAATACAAGTGCTGCTACGAGTGCAGGAATTTCGCTAAAATCAATTGTTAAAAACGGAGGTAATCCAGGAATTGGAAAATTAATCATCATTAAAATATAAGCAATACTACTTAACATTCCTAGTATAACCAGCTTTTGAGTTTTCTTACTTTGTTGCATCTTGCCTCTCTCCTTCTTTGTGATCCACTCTTCAAAGAAGAAAGGTTCAACTTTATATCCCCACGCAAAAACCTCCCAACAAATGATTCGTTGAGAGGAGACATGGCAGGCATATTTAATAAACGTTCATCACATTAGGTTTTGAACGCTGAACCTCCACCTTCTCCCATCCAGACTGTACTGTCGGCTTTGGAATTTCACCAAATCTGCTCGTATGTATTACATATAAGCTCGCGGGCTCAAAACAATTTGTTTTTTACCGCCGGTCGGGAATTTCACCCTGCCCCGAAGATAGACCAATATTTAATTATGAATTTATTATATGTTATCTCGAATTAAAAGTAAATAAAGAAGTTTTTTAATTCCTATTAAATTGATGTATTTTATAAACTTCATTCTTTTTTTTATATGTAAAATCAGTAAATAAGTGCATAACCAACAGCATTATGACATATTTATAGTTTCAATTTTACGTTTATAATTGTGTATTTGATAACTAATCGTAAAGTTTGAAAAATATAATTGACAGAATTTTTTTAATATGGTAAGTTATCAAATATTTGATGATAGTAAAATCCAAGGGAGATGTTCACGTCATGTATAATGTGTTAGTAGCTGATTCAATTAGCAATGAAGGTCTTGCTCCACTACTTGAAGCTCCTCATGTGAATCTTACGCGAAAAAAAGTTGAAGAAGTTGAGAATGATTTGCATACGTACGATGCACTTTTAGTACGGAGTGCTACGACGGTTACAGAGGATTTGCTGGCAAAAATGCCAAATTTAAAAATTGTTGCTCGCGCTGGAGTAGGTGTCGATAATATTGATATTGAAGCCTCAACCAAACGAGGGGTTGTCGTTATTAACGCGCCGAACGGAAATACCATTTCAACGGCGGAACATACATTTGCTATGATGGCTAGCTTGTTTCGGCATATCCCCCAAGGAAATGCTTCAGTTAAAGCGCGCGAATGGAACCGCTCAGCATTTGTTGGAACAGAGCTTAATCACAAACACCTGGGCATTATCGGATTTGGACGAATTGGCTCAGAGCTTGCCAAACGCGCAAAAGCCTTTAATATGAGCGTTCACGTTTACGATCCTTTTTTAACCTCTTCCCGAGCTGAAAAGCTAGGCGTAGAACTATTATCCCTGGATGAATTACTAGCAGCAGCGGATGTAATTACCGTGCACACTCCACTTACGAAAGAAACAAAGGGATTGCTCAATCATGACACGTTAGCCAAAACAAAGAAGGGTGTGTTTTTATTAAACTGCGCACGCGGCGGGATCATTGATGAAAAAGCCTTAGTTCATTATTTAGAAATTGGCCATGTTCAAGGTGCAGCTATTGACGTATTTGAAGTTGAGCCGCCGATTGATAACCCTTTGTTACATTTTGATCAAGTTATTACAACTCCCCATTTAGGAGCTTCTACAAAAGAAGCCCAGCTTAACGTTGCTGAAGACGTGGCACATGACGTTCTGCGTTTTCTAGAAGGTAATCCTGTAAGCTCATCCATTAATTTGCCAACGCTTTCTAAAGAAGTTTTTGAAAAAATTCAGCCGTTTACGAGCCTTACTAAACAAATGGGAGCCATTTTATCTCAATGCATGCGAGAACCTGTTCAGCATATCTCTATCTCCTACGGAGGTACAGTGACGGATTTGGAAACTACTTATATTACACGGAGCTTGTTATCAGGCTTTTTAACTCATCGTATCGACTCACCTGTTAACGAAGTCAATGCTTCTATGATTGCAAAAGAACGAGGAATTACATTTGGTGAAAAAACATCGGAAGATACGCAAGGATATTCCAATATGATTGACGTTACAGTAACAGGCGAACAGCGTACATTTACCATTACGGGCACCTATATAGCAGGCTATGGACCTCGAATTGTTAATATTGATTCGTTTGATATTGATTTTTATCCGGAAGGACATCTTCTTTATATCCGTCACAGTGATCAGCCCGGAGTTATTGGAAATGTAGGGAAAGTACTTGGAGATTTACGTATTAACATTGCTACCATGCAAGTGGGCCGTAAGCAAAAAGGCGGAGAAGCCATTATGATGCTTACGTTTGATAAACTTTTAGATGATTCTGTCATCTCTTCGTTAAAACAAACAAGCGAAATTGTGAACATACAGCGTATTGAATTGTGACATTGAAAAAAAGAGCCTTAGCGGCTCTTTTTTTATGGACTTATTTTTAACACTTGTCCTGCATTTAACATCGTATTTTCTAAATGATTCCACTTTCTTAGCTGATCCATATCTACTTCATATTTGACTGCGAGCTCAGATAATGTATCTCCTTGATGGATAAGAATACAGTTATCAGAAGTCTGATGTAACTGCTGAAAAACCGTGGCAGCTAAATCGCTTTTTACGTATGCCGATAGTTTTTGCTTATCCAATTTGGCAAGTGGGTTTACTGCATTGGTTTTATCCGGATTCCAACTTCCTTGATGAACTTCAAAATGCAAATGTGCACCTGAAGATCGCCCTGTATTGCCAACTCGTCCAATGTTTTGACCTGCGGCTACACGATTTCCTTCTGCAACAAAACGTTCCTCTAGATGAGCATAGACCGTTTCGTATCCATTCGTTTGTTTGATAAAAACAACTTGTCCGTATGTATTTGAATAATAAGAGCGGCTCACCACTCCTTTTGCAACAGCATACACCTGTGTACCAACAGGTGCTGCTATATCAATTCCAAAGTGTTTGGCGTGACGAGAACCAAATATATCAGTTAAGACTCCTTCAACCGGCCACTCCCACTGCTTCTCTTCTGCTTTTACCATTTGCCCGCCCAAAAATAAAAGACCTATACACAATCCCATTACTAATACAACCAATATTCTTCTTAACACGTCAATCATGAAGAAAGAACCTCCTATGTAGATCATTGCACACAAAACATACTATATGCCAATTCCTTCTCTTTTAGACTAGTTTATAGAAAAAATAAAGAGATGTGATTCTCCACTGAATCACATCTCTTTACTATTCTTATTATTTCAGCCGAAGAAAAACTGTTATTTAGCATGTGTTTACTTTGGCAGTTTGATAAAGAAAGTTGTTCCTTCATTTAATTCACTTTCAACCGCAATGATCCCTTGATGTGCCTCCACGATATTTTTGGCGATTGCAAGCCCCAGACCAGTTCCTGACTTTCCTCTCGTTCTGGCTTTATCCGCTTTATAAAATCGTTCAAATACAAATGGAAGATCTTCTTTTGGAATGCCTGCTCCTGTATCTTGAACAGAAAGGTGGATTTCCGATTGACTTTTATCAAGATGCAGCCTTACTTCTCCGTAGTCATCCGTATGACGAATGGCATTATCAATTAAGTTTGTCAGCACTTGTTCCATACGGTCTGAATCAATCATCGCTTCAAATTCATCTTCTACTTTTCCATTAAGAGACAGTTTAATATGTTTTTCTTTAGCTAACCCTTGAAACTTACGCAAAACACGTTCTGTAAATTCAACCATTGCTACAGATTCTAAGTGAAGCTGCACATGTCCTGCTTCCATTCGCGCCAAATCTAAAAGTTCATTTACAAGCCGGCCCATACGGAGTGATTCATCATAAATCACCTGTGCAATTTCTTTTTTTTCTTCATCCGTACTTGCAATATCGTCAATAATGGCTTCACTATAACCTTGAAGCATAGAAATAGGTGTACGCAATTCATGAGACACGTTTGCAATAAAATCTTTTCTCGATTTATCAAGTTTACGCTCTTCAGACATATCTCGTAGTACAGCTACAGCACCGCGAATTTTCGTTTGATTATAGAGCGGTGACATTAAAATGACCCACGTTTTCCCTTGAATTTTCAATTCTGCACTTCGCTCCGTTTCAGTCTCTACTACCGTTTGAAACAAATGCACGACGTTTGCTGGAAGCTCAGGCACCTGCTGATTGTTGACATCCTGCTCGTAATACCAAGTCTGAAGAAAATGCTCCGCTGGGGGATTGGTAATTAAAATCGATCCGTCTCTACTAAACGTAATAACACCGTCTGCCATACTGCTTAAAATACTTGAAAGCTGCTCTTTTTCCTGATTAAGCGCATTGAGGTTAAACTTTAACTGCCTGCCCATTTGATTAAAAGCAATCGCTAACTCCCCAATTTCATCGTGAGTTAAAATAGGTACTTTTGTATCAAAGTTCCCTTTTGTTACTTCAAATGCCGCCTGCCTCATTTTTCTAAGAGGCGCTGTAATTCGAGTGGATAAGAAAAAAGCAAAGATAGTAGTTAAAATAATAGCAATACCTGCAGCCAATAAAATGAACTTAGTCGTATATTGAGCGGGTTCTTCAATTTCAGAAAGAGATTGATACAAATAAACGCCGCCTGTCGGTTTGTTATCTTTCATTAAAGGTACACCGACAACAAACATTAAAGGCTCATCACTCGTGTCTTTCTTTGTAGTCATGTACATTTTTTCCCGTATTACTTTACCTTTTTCAACCACTTGATTTAGCTGATCGTTTTGTTTAACAATGGCCGAAATAGCTTTCTTATTTTCTTTATCAGGATGTGTGGAATGCCAATAAAAATCTTTGTCTTGAACAATAACTACACTTGCTTGGTCTGCAAGTTCACGAGCAATGGATAGTCCTAGTTTTTCATCGTCCGTTTCCTGCACAATGGTAGAGATTTTAGCAGCCGTTTTAGTTAAACGGTTTTCTGCATCTACAACATGATAATTTTCAAAAAACTGAAGCAATAAAATGGTCAAAATAAATAAAACAAGCGTGACGAGCAATAGGATAGTAAACCATAGTTTACCAACTACACTTCTCCAAAACATCAGTTATTTTCAACCTCAAATTTATACCCTACTCCCCATACGGTTACAATCATTTTCGCCGCTTGTGACGATACACGATTTAACTTTTCACGCAAACGCTTGACGTGCGTATCTACCGTACGAAGATCTCCAAAGAAATCATAATGCCATACTTCACGCAGCAGCTGCTCTCTGTCATATACTTTATCTGGCGTTTTTGCAAGGTAGCATAATAATTCATATTCTTTTGGAGTTAAGTTAACTTCTTTTCCGTCTGCTGTAACGCGATGTGCATCATTATCAATCGTTAAGTGATCAAACACAATAAGATTTTTCACGCTCGTTTCTGGTTGAATAAACGTTGCTTGAGAAGAACGTCGAAGCAGTGCTTTTACGCGAAGAACCACTTCTCTTGGGCTAAACGGCTTAACGATATAATCATCTGTACCTACTTCAAACCCTTGGACTCTGTTTACTTCTTCCCCTTTAGCTGTAAGCATGATAATAGGAGTTGCTTTTTTCTCCCGAATTTGTTTACAAACCTCAATACCATCTATGCCGGGCATCATTAAATCTAATACAATCAAATCATAATCTATGTGTAACGCTTTTTCGATTGCTTCATGCCCATCGGCTGCTTCTTCAATGATGTATCCTTCTTTTTCTAAGTACATTTTTAACAATCGTCTAATGCGATCTTCATCGTCTACTAGCAGTAATCTTTGTTCGTTTTGCATGTATTTTCAACCTCCTAGTCTTAGTGTACAAAAAAAAACCGGCGAGTTCTACTTATGATACCCAAACAATGTGACAATTCGTGAACACCTTTACGAAAAAAAGCTTTTTTTACCAAAAAGAGGTTGAGACGTAACGAAATCCATCCAACCTACAGACGAACAAATAAAATAAAGAAGCTAGTAGGGATCGCTTGTTCCACCGCTGTTGATTTCCGTGCAAGACTTCGCTTTCCGCGGGAGTCTTCGCCTTGCCCCCCAATCAACCGCTAGAAGCACCTACATACATGAACCCTACGTTCACCATCCCAATGAAAAAATCCGAACGAAGGTGATTCTCCATCAAGAATCTCAACTCATCGTTCGGATCTTCCTTCAACTAAAATATCTTTGTTTCAGCCTCTTTTATATTTTTAAAGGTTACGCATATGAATGTAAACCTGCAATAACTAGGTTCACAGCCACTAAGTTGAACATGATGATGGCAAACCCGCCAACTGCCAGCCAAGCTGATTTTTCACCATGCCATCCTTTAGACAGCCGAAGATGAAGAAAAGCGGCGTAAAATAAAAAGGTGATCAGCGCCCACACCTCTTTAGGGTCCCATCCCCAAAAGCGCGTCCAGGCCATCTGAGCCCAAATCATAGCGAAAATAAGTGCTCCTAGTGTAAAAATAGGAAATCCAATCGCCACTGCTCTGTAGCTTACTTCATCAAGCAAGTCGCTGTTTACCTGCTTCACAAGCGGCTGCAGCGCGGCTCCAATTCGCTTCCGTAAAATGAAACGAACCAGCCAATATAATACAAAGCCACCGGCTAACGACCAAATAACCGTATTTAATTTTTTAGCATTGATAATAGCCGGCATATCAACAAGCGGCTGTATGTCGTTCCCGTCTGTCCACTCACTTTGATGAGGCCCCACTAGCGGAACCATATGGTATACGACTTGCTCTTGTTCTCCACTTTTATTAACCCAATTAAATGATGACTCGTAGTGAGCCGCATTAAAAGCCAGCGTCACTGCTACAAACCCAAGCGTACTAATAAGCGTATACAGGATGAATTCCAGCCAAAATGCTTTTTTATTTCGCTTGGATTGGTCAATCGTTTTGATTAAATAAATCAATCCTGCAACAAAGCTAATGGAAAGCACGGCTTCACCCGTAGCTGCGGTTGTAACGTGAATATGCAGCCAATTCGTTTGGAGAGCCGGTATCAGCGGCGTAATTTCAGTTGGAAACATGCTTGCATAAGCAATGATCAAAAGAGCCACCGGCAATGCAAAAAGTCCAAGCATGCTAAGACGATAAATAAAGTAAATAACAATAAATGCGCCAACAAGCATCATGCCAAAAAACGTCGTAAATTCAAATAAATTACTAACAGGAGCGTGGCCTGATGCAATCCATCTTGTAATGAAGTAGCCAATCTGTGCAATAAAGCCGATGATGGTAACCGCAATTCCAAACGTTGCCCACTTTGTTTTCTTTTGAGCTGCTCGCTTATCTCGAATAGCTCCTCCGAAAAAAAAGGTTGCAACTAAATAAGCAATAAACGCCACATACAGTAAATTACTACTTATACTCGCGTAATCCATGCTTTTTCCTCCTATTTTGTTTCTTTATCATTTTGGTCCTTCAGCTGTGTAAGGGATGTTGATTCTAATAAACCATTTAGTTCTTTTTTAAGCCCATACCAGTTTTTATTTGTATGTGCGGCCAACCATATCTCATTATTGACTTTTTGAATCCACATGCGACGATGATTCCAATACATCCCTTGAATCACACCAATCATAAAGATGGCTCCGCCAATTCCTAAAAACCAAAGCGTATAGTCTCTGCGAACGGTTAATCCCGTTACATTTTTCGTTTCCACACCAGCAAAGGTCATTTTATAATCGTTATTTCCTAGCGGCTCCAAGTTCTCTCTAATTCCAACAAAAGCAACTTCACCTTTTTTATGCTGAGGCGTAATCATTTTAAATACAAAAGCCGGATTGTTAGGCACTCTGGTCTTTGTATTCGGATTTCCTTCATCATCAAAGAAAAAGTCTGGAAAGTAACTCATGAGCTTGACTTTATATCCGTTTTTTAAATCATATGTTTCTTTTGGATTATGTAAATCTACTGTAAGTGAACCAACGTTTCTATTTGCATTTTTATCTGTTAAATGGAAAGACATAGAGCTAAACTCATTTAACTTGAAGTCCACTTGGTACATGGCATATCCTTCAAACTTAAGCGGCTGATTCACACGAATTTCTGAATCTTTTATTTTCTTTAACTTTGGATCTGCTCCCGGTATAAGCTTTCCTTCGCGCTTATACAAACTAACATCCGCTTCATATTTTTTGGCTACTTTATTATTCCCTGCACGATCAATTGCTTCTTGAAACACGGCGCTTTCACTATCTTTATCATACGTTTCAACAGTAAAACGATGGTTTTTCAAAAAATATTCTCCGTTCGTCCCAGGAATAACTTTTGTTTCACCTTCACGGATCCAAAGAACTTCATCTATATACATACCTGGTACAAATCTAAGCATAGCACCTAGTAAAAAGATAATGAGACCGATATGATTAACGTATGGACCCCATCTTGAGAAGCGTCCTTTTTCAGCCAGAAGATTGCCGTTTTCTTCGCGAATAGAGTATCTTCTTTTTTTTAGCATGCTTTTTACATGTTCATAATCTTGATCCGTCCACGATGATGAAGTGCTATATAAACGCTGTCTTTTTAAGAAGTTTGGATGTTTTGTTACACTCTGCTTTTTTAGAGCTCGGTACAAAGGCACTACTCGATCTAAACTGCAAATGACTAACGACATTCCTAAAGCAGCAATTAAAAGCAAGTACCACCACGATTCGTAGAGATGATGAAAACCTAACTTATAATAAAGCTCTCCTGTCCATCCATATTCCTTTTGGTAATACTCATCTGCTGTCACATTAGGAGGTATGTAAGCTTCTTGAGGATAAATGGTTCCGACTGCAGACGCAACAAGCGTCACAATAATGATCCAAATACCTACTTTTACAGAAGAGAAAAAGTTCCATACTTTATCGATAACTGTTTTATTGTACGTTTGCGATCGCCTTGCGCTTCCTTCATAACGCATATCTACTAATTTATCAGTTGTTTCTTCTGCAATCGGCTTACCACAGGCTTCACACAAAATCGTACCATGCGGGTTAACGTGTCCACATTCACATTTTACGTGTTTCATTGTCAACACTCCCTATGGTTTAATTTCTTCCATATATTCTTTTATTTTAGATTCTTCCAATCCCCCAATAAAACTGTCTACAATCTTTCCGTTTTTATCAATTAAAAATGTAGTCGGCAGAGGATCTATTCCGTATGCACCCAAAACTTGTGAATCTTTATCCATCAAAATCGGAAAAGATAGCCCATACTGTTTAGCAAACTGCTCCACTGCTATATTCGTTTCTGCAACGTTAACAGCTAAAATTTCAACACCTTGCTTTTTATATGATGCATACTGCTTTTCCATAGCCGGCATCTCTTGTTTACAGGGCTTGCACCATGTTCCCCAAAAATTCAAAAAAACTCCTTTGCCTTT
This genomic interval carries:
- a CDS encoding CPBP family intramembrane glutamic endopeptidase, with amino-acid sequence MAKSQQELISSMTDAELVKNLYVTQLLICFIALGIGFFTFDSWNSFLQFFQLDWSSILLYGGGTALLVVVGDILLMKCVPEHLYDDGGINERLFANRSVPHLALICLIVACSEEILFRGVIQVQFGLFWASIVFALVHIRYLKKWFLFISVVFLSFLIGLLFWWTENLYVTIFTHFLIDFLLGLQIRKSKGKSAQPEELMQ
- a CDS encoding RecQ family ATP-dependent DNA helicase yields the protein MKIEQLLQKQFGYSQFRLGQKEIIQDILTGHNVLAVLPTGTGKSLCYQLPAYLLNRPVLIVSPLISLMEDQVQQLKASGEKRVIALNSFLQQEEKRRALKDLAFYRFIYASPEILQNAVVVEALKQANVGLFVVDEAHCISQWGHDFRLDYLQLGDIWKELGSPLCLALTGTATREVVEDIKRYLSLPAVNEHIYSMNRSNIAMKVDFVASIEEKKEKLLMYVSELQGPGIIYCSSRSWTEALTQLLKENGIQRVQYYHGGMEPNERMLVQQQFLENQLDIICCTSAFGMGVNKSNVRFIIHFHTPTQLEAYVQEIGRSGRDQRNSIAILLYAEGDDDFAHSLLKIELPSSDIILYCLSYLRNHDQAIPLKQVESHFLYTVGIQETNWRFIRYYLYRENVVKNEHVEPWKIPESLHETIVAAVNKRLRNKHDKYRAMKGFIETKECRRHVLLGYFNEPGKSELENCCDCCGLDLENYKKTNGEQEQWTFQGWELELARLLRQGEI
- a CDS encoding helix-turn-helix domain-containing protein, with the protein product MNYIQVSILFCIKQLKGERTAYGIYHLLTGKKSAQTIQDGKIFGISFLFQSFVYLDKRSFEACVAYLKEQQYIEETENQKYVMTDKGLARLEDELTARPFHPALDGWKFASSTQLFLARITLFIQTLSNLQYFQKGFLPISKNPEVIQWVKTYIMSQKQTRQELAAELFKELRTCLKGCTERDASLFVLQLTGYQRVGFTKNQLAYQYELDEHYVHIQLLGVIHHIIEKVSKNNESFHVLSSFLRDLYLELPLTSSTLKTYSWLQKGKTLEEIAYIRRLKESTIEDHIAELALFVPSFSIDAYVSPKQQEEIISAFEGLRTNKLKVIKEEVKDDVTYFQIRLVLAKHFT
- a CDS encoding ferredoxin; this translates as MPKYTIVDKDTCIACGACGAAAPDIYDYDDEGIAFVTLDDNQGVVEIPEDLEDDMMDAMEGCPTDSIRVADEKFEGDANKFE
- a CDS encoding ECF transporter S component, which produces MQQSKKTQKLVILGMLSSIAYILMMINFPIPGLPPFLTIDFSEIPALVAALVFGPMAAVIVEGIKNLLNYLIQGSATGVPVGQVANFVAGLLFVLPVSYMFSRFKTAKGVTIGLVTGTVVMTVLMAVLNYYVFLPAYTIFLQSPEMSSEQARQYIVAGILPFNLIKGAATGAIFVLLFSKMKQWITRRIAV
- the serA gene encoding phosphoglycerate dehydrogenase, which codes for MYNVLVADSISNEGLAPLLEAPHVNLTRKKVEEVENDLHTYDALLVRSATTVTEDLLAKMPNLKIVARAGVGVDNIDIEASTKRGVVVINAPNGNTISTAEHTFAMMASLFRHIPQGNASVKAREWNRSAFVGTELNHKHLGIIGFGRIGSELAKRAKAFNMSVHVYDPFLTSSRAEKLGVELLSLDELLAAADVITVHTPLTKETKGLLNHDTLAKTKKGVFLLNCARGGIIDEKALVHYLEIGHVQGAAIDVFEVEPPIDNPLLHFDQVITTPHLGASTKEAQLNVAEDVAHDVLRFLEGNPVSSSINLPTLSKEVFEKIQPFTSLTKQMGAILSQCMREPVQHISISYGGTVTDLETTYITRSLLSGFLTHRIDSPVNEVNASMIAKERGITFGEKTSEDTQGYSNMIDVTVTGEQRTFTITGTYIAGYGPRIVNIDSFDIDFYPEGHLLYIRHSDQPGVIGNVGKVLGDLRINIATMQVGRKQKGGEAIMMLTFDKLLDDSVISSLKQTSEIVNIQRIEL